Proteins from a genomic interval of Staphylococcus debuckii:
- the mtaB gene encoding tRNA (N(6)-L-threonylcarbamoyladenosine(37)-C(2))-methylthiotransferase MtaB: MSTVAFHTLGCKVNHYETEAIWQLFKDAGYDRVEFDTNADVFVINTCTVTNTGDKKSRQIIRRAIRKNPEAVVCVTGCYAQTSSAEIMEIPGVDVVVGTQDRTKLLDYIEEFKAEREPINGVGNIMKNRKYEELEVPYFTDRTRASLKIQEGCNNFCTFCIIPWARGLMRSRDPEKVVEQATTLVNSGYKEIVLTGIHTGGYGQDLKDYNLAQLLRDLETVEGLERIRISSIEASQLTDEVINVISNSNKVVRHLHVPLQSGSDSVLKRMRRKYSMAHFSERLMKLHEALPGLAVTSDVIVGFPGETEEEFQETYDFILKHHFSELHVFPYSARTGTPAARMDDQIDENVKNDRVHKLIELSNQLAKQYASHFEDEVLEVIPEEAGEHPGTLVGYADNYMKVEFEGDESLIGELVRVKITKAGYPLNEGHVVRVIDHASNRSEFTAII, encoded by the coding sequence ATGTCAACTGTAGCTTTTCATACCTTAGGTTGTAAAGTAAACCATTATGAAACTGAAGCAATTTGGCAATTATTTAAAGACGCTGGTTATGATCGAGTTGAATTTGATACCAACGCAGATGTCTTTGTTATAAATACATGTACTGTAACTAATACTGGAGATAAAAAAAGCCGACAAATCATACGTCGCGCTATCAGAAAAAATCCTGAAGCAGTGGTCTGTGTCACAGGTTGTTACGCACAAACGTCATCTGCTGAAATCATGGAAATTCCAGGGGTTGATGTAGTAGTCGGTACACAAGATCGAACTAAGTTATTAGATTATATTGAAGAATTCAAAGCAGAACGAGAACCTATCAATGGTGTAGGTAATATAATGAAAAATCGTAAATATGAAGAACTAGAAGTTCCTTATTTTACCGACAGAACAAGAGCTTCTCTTAAAATCCAAGAAGGATGCAATAATTTCTGTACTTTTTGTATTATTCCATGGGCACGTGGTCTTATGCGATCTAGAGACCCGGAAAAAGTAGTTGAACAAGCAACAACACTCGTTAATTCAGGCTACAAAGAAATTGTTCTTACAGGTATTCATACAGGCGGCTACGGCCAGGACCTAAAAGATTACAACTTAGCACAGCTACTAAGAGATTTAGAAACTGTTGAAGGTCTTGAACGTATTAGAATTTCTTCCATCGAGGCAAGTCAACTAACTGATGAAGTTATTAATGTAATTTCAAATTCAAATAAAGTAGTACGTCATCTGCATGTTCCGTTACAATCAGGTTCTGATTCTGTATTAAAAAGAATGCGCAGAAAATACTCTATGGCACATTTTTCTGAACGTCTGATGAAGTTACATGAAGCATTACCTGGTTTAGCGGTAACGAGCGATGTAATTGTAGGATTCCCTGGGGAAACTGAAGAAGAATTCCAAGAAACTTACGATTTTATTTTAAAACATCATTTCTCTGAATTACATGTCTTCCCTTATTCAGCGCGTACAGGTACACCAGCTGCAAGAATGGATGATCAAATTGATGAAAATGTTAAAAATGACCGCGTTCACAAACTAATTGAATTAAGCAATCAATTAGCTAAACAATATGCTTCTCACTTCGAAGATGAAGTATTAGAAGTGATTCCTGAAGAAGCAGGGGAACATCCAGGTACACTTGTAGGCTATGCTGACAACTATATGAAAGTGGAATTTGAAGGTGATGAATCACTGATTGGTGAACTCGTCCGTGTTAAAATCACTAAAGCAGGTTACCCGTTAAATGAAGGTCATGTAGTCAGAGTAATCGACCATGCATCTAACCGCAGTGAATTTACAGCTATTATCTAA
- the dnaK gene encoding molecular chaperone DnaK, whose translation MGKIIGIDLGTTNSCVAVLEGDEPKVIQNPEGARTTPSVVAFKNGETQVGEVAKRQAITNPNTIQSIKREMGTDHKVDVEGKSYTPQEISAMILQNLKSTAESYLGDKVDKAVITVPAYFNDAERQATKDAGKIAGLEVERIINEPTAAALAYGLDKTEQDEKVLVFDLGGGTFDVSILELGDGVFEVLSTAGDNKLGGDDFDQVIIDYLVEEFKKENGIDLSQDKMALQRLKDAAEKAKKDLSGVSQTQISLPFISAGENGPLHLELTLTRSKFEELSDDLVRRTMGPTRQALSDAGLTSKDIDEVILVGGSTRIPAVQEAVKKEVGKEPNKSVNPDEVVAMGAAIQGGVISGDVKDVVLLDVTPLSLGIEIMGGRMNTLIERNTTIPTSKSQVYSTAADNQPAVDIHVLQGERPMASDNKTLGRFSLTDIPPAPRGVPQIEVTFDIDKNGIVNVTAKDLGTNKEQNITIESSSALSDDEIDRMVKDAEQNAEDDKKRREESDLRNEADSLVFQVDKTLKDLGDNVSEDDKKQAEDKKEALKSALEGQDLDDIKTKKEELEKVVQDLSMKVYQQAQQAQQGQQGDAAGSNQSDVEDADYTEVKNEDDKKDNK comes from the coding sequence ATGGGTAAAATTATAGGTATTGACTTAGGTACAACAAATTCTTGCGTGGCTGTTTTAGAAGGCGACGAACCAAAAGTAATTCAAAATCCAGAAGGTGCACGTACAACTCCATCAGTTGTAGCATTTAAAAATGGTGAAACTCAAGTAGGTGAAGTTGCAAAACGCCAAGCAATTACTAACCCAAATACTATTCAATCTATCAAACGTGAAATGGGTACTGACCACAAAGTTGATGTTGAAGGTAAATCATATACACCTCAAGAAATCTCAGCAATGATTTTACAAAATTTAAAAAGCACTGCTGAAAGTTATTTAGGTGATAAAGTAGATAAAGCAGTTATCACTGTCCCTGCTTACTTTAATGACGCAGAACGTCAAGCAACAAAAGATGCAGGTAAAATCGCTGGATTAGAAGTTGAACGTATTATCAACGAACCTACAGCTGCAGCATTAGCTTATGGTTTAGATAAAACTGAACAAGATGAAAAAGTATTAGTATTTGACCTAGGCGGCGGTACTTTTGACGTTTCAATTCTTGAATTAGGTGACGGTGTATTCGAAGTATTGTCAACTGCTGGTGATAATAAATTAGGCGGCGACGACTTTGACCAAGTTATCATTGACTATTTAGTAGAAGAATTCAAAAAAGAAAATGGCATTGACTTATCACAAGATAAAATGGCATTACAACGTTTGAAAGATGCTGCTGAAAAAGCTAAAAAAGACTTATCTGGTGTATCTCAAACACAAATTTCATTACCATTTATCTCTGCTGGAGAAAACGGACCATTACACTTAGAGTTAACTTTAACTCGTTCTAAATTCGAAGAGTTATCTGATGATTTAGTTCGCCGTACAATGGGACCAACTCGCCAAGCATTAAGCGATGCAGGTTTAACTAGTAAAGATATTGACGAAGTTATCCTTGTTGGTGGTTCTACTCGTATTCCAGCTGTTCAAGAAGCAGTTAAAAAAGAAGTAGGCAAAGAACCAAATAAAAGTGTTAACCCAGACGAAGTTGTTGCAATGGGTGCAGCTATCCAAGGTGGCGTAATCTCTGGTGATGTTAAAGATGTTGTTCTATTAGACGTAACTCCATTATCATTAGGTATTGAAATTATGGGTGGACGTATGAACACATTAATCGAAAGAAATACTACAATCCCAACATCTAAATCACAAGTTTACTCAACAGCTGCAGATAACCAACCAGCTGTAGATATTCACGTATTACAAGGTGAACGTCCAATGGCATCTGATAACAAAACTTTAGGAAGATTCTCATTGACTGATATTCCACCAGCTCCACGTGGTGTACCTCAAATCGAAGTAACATTTGATATCGATAAAAACGGTATTGTTAACGTAACTGCTAAAGATTTAGGTACTAATAAAGAACAAAATATTACTATTGAATCAAGTTCAGCATTATCAGACGACGAAATTGATCGTATGGTTAAAGATGCAGAACAAAATGCTGAAGACGATAAAAAACGTCGTGAAGAAAGTGACCTTAGAAACGAAGCAGACAGCTTAGTATTCCAAGTTGATAAAACATTAAAAGACTTAGGCGATAACGTTTCTGAAGACGATAAAAAACAAGCTGAAGATAAAAAAGAAGCTTTAAAATCTGCTCTTGAAGGCCAAGACTTAGATGATATCAAAACTAAAAAAGAAGAGCTTGAAAAAGTTGTTCAAGACTTATCTATGAAAGTTTACCAACAAGCACAGCAAGCTCAACAAGGTCAACAAGGAGACGCTGCAGGTTCAAACCAAAGTGATGTTGAAGATGCAGATTACACTGAAGTCAAAAATGAAGACGATAAAAAAGACAATAAATAA
- the floA gene encoding flotillin-like protein FloA (flotillin-like protein involved in membrane lipid rafts), with protein MLIPLIIIIIIAIIALLILFSFVPIGLWISAIAAGVKVSIGTLIGMRLRRVSPRKVIAPLIKAHKAGLNLTTNQLESHYLAGGNVDRVVDANIAAQRADINLPFERGAAIDLAGRDVLEAVQMSVNPKVIETPFITGVAMNGIEVKAKARITVRANISRLVGGAGEETIIARVGEGIVSTIGSSEHHTVVLENPDNISKTVLSKGLDSGTAFEILSIDIADVDIGKNIGADLQTEQALADKNIAQAKAEERRAMAVASEQEMKARVQEMRAKVVEAESEVPLAMSEALRKGNIGVKDYYNLKNIEADTGMRESINKRTHTDDNNESPDK; from the coding sequence ATGTTAATACCTCTAATTATTATTATTATAATTGCTATCATTGCGTTATTAATACTATTTTCATTTGTTCCTATTGGACTATGGATTTCAGCAATTGCTGCAGGCGTTAAAGTTAGCATTGGTACATTGATCGGTATGCGTTTAAGACGTGTATCTCCAAGAAAAGTTATCGCCCCTTTAATTAAAGCTCACAAAGCAGGTCTAAATCTTACAACAAACCAGCTAGAATCACATTACTTAGCAGGAGGTAATGTAGACAGAGTTGTAGATGCTAATATTGCAGCTCAACGTGCAGATATTAATCTGCCATTCGAAAGAGGAGCAGCTATTGATTTAGCAGGCCGTGATGTGTTAGAAGCCGTTCAAATGTCTGTAAATCCGAAAGTAATTGAAACACCATTTATTACTGGGGTAGCAATGAACGGGATTGAAGTGAAAGCTAAAGCTAGAATTACAGTGCGTGCAAATATTTCGAGATTAGTAGGTGGTGCCGGTGAAGAAACAATCATCGCCCGTGTAGGTGAAGGTATTGTTTCCACTATCGGTTCAAGTGAACACCACACAGTCGTATTAGAAAATCCAGATAATATTTCTAAAACCGTTTTAAGTAAAGGCTTAGACTCAGGAACAGCATTCGAAATTTTATCTATTGATATTGCAGATGTAGATATCGGTAAAAATATCGGTGCTGATCTTCAAACTGAACAAGCTCTTGCTGATAAAAACATTGCCCAAGCTAAAGCTGAGGAACGTCGTGCTATGGCAGTAGCATCTGAACAAGAAATGAAAGCTAGAGTTCAAGAAATGCGTGCCAAAGTTGTAGAAGCTGAATCTGAAGTACCGCTTGCTATGTCAGAAGCATTAAGAAAAGGTAATATCGGCGTTAAAGATTATTACAATTTGAAAAATATAGAAGCAGATACAGGAATGAGAGAGTCAATTAATAAGCGAACTCATACAGATGACAATAACGAGTCACCAGATAAGTAA
- the dnaJ gene encoding molecular chaperone DnaJ, whose translation MAKRDYYEVLGVSKDASKDEIKKAYRKLSKKYHPDINQEEGAEEKFKEISEAYEVLSDENKRANYDQFGHNGPQGGFGGQGFGGGQDFGGFGGGFEDIFSSFFGGGAQRDPNAPRKGDDLQYTMTVTFEEAVFGTEKEISIRKQVKCETCGGSGAKPGSKKKTCHYCNGSGHVSVEQNTILGRVRTEKVCPVCNGTGEEIEEPCPTCHGKGTETKNVKIKVKVPEGVDNDQQIRLAGEGAPGHNGGPQGDLYVVFRVEPSDTFEREGDDIFYNLNISFPQAALGDEIKVPTLNGHVMLSVPEGTQDGKQFRMKEKGIKNVHGYGYGDLFVNISVVTPTKLNDKQKSLMREFADVSGEEITEQPTNFKERARRFFKGE comes from the coding sequence GTGGCAAAAAGAGACTATTATGAAGTCTTAGGTGTCAGCAAAGATGCGTCAAAAGACGAAATCAAAAAAGCTTACCGTAAATTGTCCAAAAAATATCACCCAGATATTAACCAAGAAGAGGGCGCTGAAGAAAAGTTCAAAGAAATTTCAGAGGCTTATGAAGTTCTCAGCGATGAAAATAAACGCGCTAACTATGATCAATTCGGTCATAATGGTCCACAAGGCGGCTTTGGAGGCCAAGGATTTGGTGGCGGCCAGGACTTCGGCGGTTTCGGCGGCGGCTTCGAAGATATTTTCAGTTCTTTCTTTGGCGGAGGCGCGCAACGTGATCCTAATGCACCTCGTAAAGGTGATGATCTTCAATACACTATGACAGTGACATTTGAAGAAGCTGTTTTCGGTACTGAAAAGGAAATTTCAATACGTAAACAAGTAAAATGTGAAACATGTGGCGGTTCAGGTGCAAAACCAGGTTCTAAGAAAAAAACTTGTCATTATTGTAATGGATCAGGACACGTTTCAGTTGAACAAAATACCATTTTAGGACGCGTAAGAACAGAAAAAGTGTGTCCAGTATGTAATGGTACTGGAGAAGAAATTGAAGAGCCTTGTCCAACTTGTCATGGTAAAGGAACTGAAACTAAAAATGTTAAAATTAAAGTGAAAGTTCCAGAAGGTGTCGACAATGATCAACAAATCCGTTTAGCAGGAGAAGGCGCTCCAGGTCATAACGGTGGCCCGCAAGGTGATTTATACGTTGTATTCCGCGTCGAACCATCGGATACCTTTGAACGTGAAGGAGACGATATTTTCTATAATTTAAATATCAGTTTCCCTCAAGCAGCATTAGGAGATGAAATTAAAGTCCCAACATTAAACGGCCATGTCATGTTAAGCGTGCCTGAAGGTACTCAAGACGGAAAACAATTCCGTATGAAAGAAAAAGGAATTAAAAATGTTCATGGCTACGGCTATGGTGATTTATTTGTTAATATTAGTGTTGTAACACCAACCAAACTAAATGATAAACAAAAATCATTAATGCGGGAATTTGCTGACGTAAGCGGAGAAGAAATTACAGAACAACCAACAAACTTCAAAGAGCGTGCTCGCAGATTCTTTAAAGGAGAATAA
- the hrcA gene encoding heat-inducible transcriptional repressor HrcA → MITDRQLSILNAIVEDYVDYGLPIGSKTIIDRHNVDVSPATIRNEMKYLENEGLVEKAHASSGRFPSIKGFRYYVDQLLENNYSRKPNNQRLNDLLAENNYNLSNALSAYANELSITTNYTTLIMKPNQTKDLITDVHLFNTVANLVIMVIVFESGDVEHLQLAVPEKISKHRLIQIANYIKDNFNDESGSKLSKMAFEHSRDSVTVLQLIDLLNQRLKDSTSDIYLGGKSNLIDMLNEQNVSSIQQILQYLESNKILKLFEDDYHSGIDVKIGQEIDNNLENISIVLSDYHIENHLTGHIAVIGPTAMRYQNVIQLLYKI, encoded by the coding sequence ATGATTACCGATAGACAACTGAGCATCTTGAATGCCATTGTTGAAGATTATGTTGATTATGGTCTGCCGATTGGTTCAAAAACAATTATCGATAGACATAATGTAGATGTGAGCCCTGCAACTATTCGAAATGAGATGAAATATCTCGAAAATGAAGGATTAGTTGAAAAAGCACATGCTTCTTCAGGTAGATTCCCATCTATTAAAGGTTTCAGATATTATGTTGATCAATTATTAGAGAATAACTACTCTCGTAAACCTAATAATCAACGTTTAAATGATCTTTTAGCTGAAAATAATTATAATTTGTCCAATGCTTTAAGTGCATATGCAAATGAATTGTCTATAACAACTAATTATACTACGTTGATTATGAAACCGAATCAAACTAAAGATTTGATTACCGATGTTCATTTATTTAACACAGTTGCTAACTTAGTTATAATGGTAATTGTGTTTGAATCAGGAGATGTAGAACACCTGCAATTAGCAGTCCCAGAAAAAATTTCTAAACATCGTTTAATTCAAATTGCTAATTATATTAAAGATAATTTTAACGATGAATCAGGAAGTAAACTTTCAAAAATGGCTTTTGAACATTCAAGAGATTCAGTAACTGTACTTCAATTAATAGACTTATTGAATCAGCGTTTAAAGGATTCAACATCGGATATTTATTTAGGTGGCAAATCTAATTTAATCGACATGTTGAATGAACAGAATGTTAGTTCCATACAACAAATTCTTCAATATTTAGAGTCCAATAAGATATTGAAATTATTTGAAGATGATTACCACTCTGGTATCGATGTGAAAATCGGTCAGGAAATTGATAATAATTTAGAGAATATTTCTATCGTTCTCAGTGATTATCACATTGAAAATCACTTAACCGGACATATAGCAGTTATTGGACCAACTGCTATGCGTTATCAAAATGTTATTCAATTACTCTATAAAATTTAG
- a CDS encoding NfeD family protein produces the protein MQRFGEFITSPLISLILTCIIFLGFLYQLYSKRINFAGIIASLALMTLFLGFLIQGEVSLISIGLFILGIILLTIEFFVVGAVIGIIGIILITISIIMLGDSILWMLINVVIAFILSIVEWVILVKGFNKKISLFEKVILRDSTTSEAGYTSHDDRSNLVGQTAETLTELRPAGIISLNDERIDAVSDGTFIQRGVKVKVTEVEGSRVVVREIPTNN, from the coding sequence ATGCAACGTTTTGGAGAATTTATTACCAGTCCACTTATATCCTTGATTTTAACCTGTATTATTTTTCTTGGTTTCCTTTATCAACTTTACTCAAAGCGGATCAACTTTGCAGGAATTATTGCCTCATTAGCTTTGATGACACTCTTTCTAGGTTTTTTAATTCAAGGTGAAGTATCTTTAATTTCAATTGGTCTTTTTATTCTAGGCATCATACTTCTTACCATTGAATTTTTCGTAGTGGGTGCAGTGATTGGGATAATAGGAATCATTCTAATTACAATCAGTATTATTATGTTAGGCGATAGTATACTATGGATGTTGATAAACGTAGTAATTGCCTTTATTTTATCAATTGTTGAATGGGTGATATTGGTGAAAGGATTTAATAAAAAAATTTCTTTATTCGAAAAAGTAATCTTAAGGGACTCTACAACATCTGAAGCTGGCTATACTTCACATGACGACCGCTCTAATTTAGTAGGTCAAACTGCTGAAACACTCACTGAGCTTCGACCAGCAGGAATTATCTCATTAAATGATGAACGTATTGATGCTGTATCGGATGGTACATTCATTCAGCGAGGTGTGAAAGTCAAAGTCACTGAAGTTGAGGGTTCAAGAGTAGTAGTCAGAGAAATACCTACAAATAATTAA
- the grpE gene encoding nucleotide exchange factor GrpE gives MTEKDQSVNNEEVAENQENTAKDLNTDEQNETVNQEEVLEEQKTSENDSKDEEIQQLKEEVNNQEEKYLRLYAEFENYKRRIQNENQTLKTYQAQSVLTDILPTIDNIERALQIEGDDESFKSLQKGVQMVYESLLRALNENGLEEIEAVGQQFDPNFHQAVMQDNDESFESNAVTQELQKGYKLKDRVLRPSMVKVNQ, from the coding sequence ATGACAGAAAAAGATCAATCAGTTAATAATGAAGAAGTTGCTGAAAACCAAGAGAATACAGCTAAAGACTTGAATACTGATGAACAAAATGAAACTGTAAATCAAGAAGAAGTTCTTGAGGAACAAAAAACTTCTGAAAATGACAGCAAAGATGAAGAAATTCAACAATTGAAAGAAGAAGTTAATAATCAAGAAGAAAAATATCTACGTCTTTATGCAGAATTTGAAAACTATAAAAGACGTATTCAAAATGAAAATCAAACTTTGAAAACTTATCAAGCTCAAAGCGTGCTTACTGATATTTTACCAACAATTGATAATATCGAACGTGCGTTACAAATCGAAGGTGACGATGAATCATTTAAATCTCTACAAAAAGGGGTACAAATGGTATATGAAAGCTTGCTAAGAGCTCTAAACGAAAATGGTTTAGAAGAAATTGAAGCTGTTGGGCAACAATTTGATCCTAATTTCCATCAAGCTGTAATGCAAGATAACGATGAATCATTCGAATCAAATGCCGTTACTCAAGAGTTGCAAAAAGGTTACAAATTGAAAGATCGTGTCTTACGACCTTCAATGGTAAAAGTAAATCAATAA
- the prmA gene encoding 50S ribosomal protein L11 methyltransferase: MNWVELSIVVNHEVQEFVTNILEENGSNGVVIEDSNDLNGQLADKFGEIYELNPDDYPESGVRIKAYFNELDFSKTLKSKIIESVKELSDLNQNIFDYKEETIKESDWENEWKNYFHPFKASEHFTIVPSWESYQKEDDSELCIELDPGMAFGTGDHPTTSMCLNAIEQYVSPKDSVIDVGTGSGILSIACHLLGVKRIKAVDLDEMAVRVAKENFEKNSCEKAIETTTGNLLHEETGKYDVVIANILAHIIDEMIEDAYNTLNEEGRFITSGIIEEKSDEITEHMKRAGFNIISINHDNGWVCIVGEKASN, encoded by the coding sequence ATGAACTGGGTGGAACTTTCAATTGTAGTAAATCATGAAGTACAGGAATTTGTAACGAATATACTGGAAGAAAATGGTTCAAATGGCGTCGTTATTGAAGATTCAAATGATTTAAATGGACAACTTGCAGATAAATTCGGCGAAATATATGAATTAAATCCTGATGATTATCCTGAAAGCGGGGTTCGAATTAAGGCTTATTTTAATGAGCTTGATTTTTCTAAGACACTTAAATCTAAAATAATAGAGAGTGTAAAAGAATTGAGCGACCTCAATCAAAATATCTTTGATTATAAAGAAGAAACAATCAAAGAATCTGATTGGGAAAATGAATGGAAAAATTATTTCCATCCCTTTAAAGCATCTGAACATTTTACAATCGTTCCAAGCTGGGAAAGCTATCAAAAAGAAGATGACTCAGAGCTGTGCATCGAGTTAGATCCAGGTATGGCTTTTGGAACTGGTGACCATCCTACAACAAGCATGTGTTTAAATGCGATTGAGCAATACGTTTCCCCTAAGGACAGTGTAATTGATGTTGGTACCGGCTCAGGCATTCTAAGTATTGCATGTCATTTGCTTGGCGTAAAACGAATTAAAGCAGTTGATTTGGATGAAATGGCAGTCAGGGTTGCTAAGGAAAACTTTGAAAAAAATTCTTGTGAAAAGGCAATTGAAACAACAACCGGTAACTTATTACATGAAGAAACAGGTAAATATGATGTTGTTATCGCAAATATCTTAGCGCATATTATTGATGAAATGATAGAAGACGCTTATAATACTTTAAATGAAGAGGGTCGCTTTATTACCTCAGGAATTATAGAAGAAAAAAGCGATGAAATTACTGAACACATGAAGCGTGCAGGTTTTAATATCATTTCTATTAATCACGACAACGGTTGGGTTTGTATCGTTGGCGAGAAAGCGAGCAATTAA
- the rpsU gene encoding 30S ribosomal protein S21 produces the protein MSKTVVRKNESLEDALRRFKRSVSKSGTIQEVRKREFYEKPSVKRKKKSEAARKRKFK, from the coding sequence ATGTCTAAAACAGTAGTCCGTAAAAACGAATCACTTGAAGATGCATTACGCCGTTTCAAACGCTCAGTTTCAAAAAGCGGTACAATTCAAGAAGTACGTAAACGTGAATTTTACGAAAAACCAAGTGTTAAACGTAAAAAGAAATCTGAAGCTGCACGTAAACGTAAATTTAAATAA
- a CDS encoding 16S rRNA (uracil(1498)-N(3))-methyltransferase: MQRYFINQNADENQRFFITDKEDVHHISNVMRNQPDDLIIITFNHSVVFKCRIISIENNEIEVELVEEQNSDTELPVEVTICSGLLKSDKYEWLLQKCTELGTAHFIPVQMQRSVAKLNQSKVDKKLVRWNKIVKEAAEQSYRLIIPTIEFISNLQQVYVNIDRYDYVLIAYEDAAKEGEVSQFKKALQNFKNGDRILIIFGPEGGLSEEEVDLFRDKSSIVGLGKRILRAETAPLYALSAISYEKELMG, encoded by the coding sequence ATGCAAAGATATTTTATAAATCAAAACGCTGATGAAAATCAGCGTTTTTTTATTACAGATAAAGAGGATGTTCATCATATTTCAAATGTTATGCGGAATCAACCTGATGATTTGATTATTATTACTTTTAATCACAGTGTTGTTTTTAAATGCAGAATTATTTCTATAGAGAACAATGAAATTGAAGTTGAATTAGTAGAAGAACAAAATTCTGATACTGAATTGCCTGTAGAAGTTACCATATGCAGCGGTCTGCTTAAATCAGATAAATATGAATGGCTGCTACAAAAATGTACAGAATTAGGCACTGCTCATTTTATTCCTGTCCAAATGCAAAGATCAGTAGCAAAACTAAATCAAAGTAAAGTTGATAAAAAGCTTGTACGTTGGAATAAGATTGTTAAAGAGGCGGCAGAACAAAGTTATCGATTAATCATTCCTACAATTGAATTTATATCGAATTTACAGCAAGTATATGTTAATATAGATAGATATGATTATGTTCTTATCGCGTATGAAGATGCTGCTAAAGAAGGCGAAGTGAGCCAATTTAAAAAAGCACTTCAAAACTTTAAAAATGGAGACCGTATACTCATTATTTTCGGCCCCGAAGGCGGATTGAGCGAAGAAGAAGTTGATTTATTCCGAGACAAAAGTTCTATCGTAGGATTAGGCAAACGTATTTTAAGAGCTGAAACTGCGCCGCTATATGCGTTAAGTGCAATAAGTTATGAAAAAGAATTAATGGGGTGA
- a CDS encoding PhoH family protein translates to MPGIIVIDDMNQAQALIGNNDENIQAIEEAFEVIIHARGQEIAVKGQQEEEIKKAEAVIKNLLKVIDQGISINLKDVEAAIKMAEKGSINHLVDLYDESITKDAYGKTIRAKTMGQRLYLNAMKHNDLVFGIGPAGTGKTFLAVVYAAKELRQGNVKRIVLTRPAVEAGESLGFLPGDLKEKVDPYLRPLYDGLHTVLGPEQTARFIERGIIEVAPLAYMRGRTLDDAFVILDEAQNTTHAQMKMFLTRLGFGSQMVVTGDMTQVDLPRGVKSGLKQAVKRLSGVKGISVQKLDQSDVVRHPLVSKIIDQYEGDE, encoded by the coding sequence ATGCCAGGAATCATAGTTATTGACGATATGAATCAAGCCCAAGCGCTTATAGGTAATAATGATGAAAATATACAAGCAATTGAAGAAGCTTTCGAAGTTATTATACATGCGAGAGGGCAAGAAATAGCTGTAAAAGGGCAACAAGAAGAAGAAATTAAGAAGGCTGAGGCTGTTATTAAGAATCTATTGAAAGTAATAGATCAAGGTATATCTATCAACCTAAAAGATGTAGAAGCAGCAATAAAAATGGCTGAAAAAGGATCAATTAATCATTTAGTCGATTTGTACGATGAATCAATCACTAAAGATGCTTATGGAAAAACAATACGTGCTAAAACAATGGGTCAAAGATTATATTTAAATGCTATGAAGCATAATGATTTAGTCTTTGGAATTGGACCAGCTGGTACCGGCAAAACATTCTTAGCTGTAGTTTATGCTGCTAAAGAATTACGCCAAGGAAATGTGAAAAGAATAGTATTAACACGACCAGCAGTAGAAGCAGGAGAATCACTAGGATTCCTACCTGGTGACTTGAAAGAGAAAGTAGACCCTTATTTGAGACCATTATATGACGGATTGCATACTGTTTTAGGACCAGAACAGACTGCACGATTTATCGAACGTGGAATTATTGAAGTAGCTCCATTAGCATATATGCGAGGACGTACTTTAGACGATGCATTTGTTATTTTAGATGAAGCTCAAAATACGACTCATGCGCAAATGAAAATGTTCTTAACTAGACTAGGATTCGGTTCTCAAATGGTTGTAACCGGAGACATGACACAAGTGGACTTGCCTAGAGGTGTTAAAAGCGGTTTGAAACAAGCTGTGAAGAGACTGTCTGGTGTAAAAGGAATTAGTGTCCAAAAATTAGATCAAAGCGATGTAGTACGACATCCATTGGTCAGTAAAATTATTGATCAGTATGAAGGAGATGAATAA